The sequence tgttgtgaggagattgataactctaggctgttcttcgggaatataagaccggattatcaattggttcatgttcaccttgattactatcaaaatacggaacaaaacctttcagggtttatccgtgggagacagattaatccttcgatagacttgtctgtgtgagacagatttgtttgtcatcaagtcttcgactttgggtcgtatcaactcttagttgtgggtgagatcagctaagggaatcaagtacgcaatatcctgctgggatcagaggcgtagggagtacaactgtaccttggatcagtgggagactgattggggtccaactaaagtccagtccgaagttagcttggagtaggctagtgtctgtagcggcttaattcagtgtgtgttcaatctagactaggtcccgaggtttttctgcatttgcggtttcctcgttaacaaaatttatggtgtctgtgttatttcagtttccgcattatattgttttatcttttataattgaaataatacaggttgtgcgttagatcatcaattagagtaatccaatctttggttgttgattgtcattgattgatcctcggatattggtctttggtaccatccgtgttattccttgtatttgattagaaatcgcagttcctgcttgagtaaatcaaatcaagagagagatataaactcgttgatatacttttaatttattgaatcttgttgattctcttaaaagtatattcgagtttgtccatacagattgctaagtgaaatattgggtggtgttgttagacccccgctttttcaaatggaGGTAGTTTCAGCAGTAGCCATTATAGAGAAGTGTTGTGTGAAGCAGTTCTTTAATTCTTGATAGTCAGTAATCCAGTTTCCTTTGCTATCTTAGATAATATCAATATTATTTCTTCTTGTTCTGCTCTTTGTAGCTCTATGGAAGTAGCTTGCGTTTTGATCACCAAGTTTTATGAATTGATCCCTGCTTTTAGTCTTCCAAAACTTTTCTTCAATATCTTGCCAATCTCTGAGGTTTTTTCTGGCTAAGTTGACAGCTTGACTTCTGTCAGTTCTGAAATAGTTGTTATGTAACCAATAGAGATGTTGCTTGCATTCTTCAATGTTGGCCTTAATATTACCATAAACCTCCTTGTTCCAAATTCTAAGATGAAGTTTGACATCTTTAATTTTTCTGGCTATGAGAAAGACACTGGAACTAGTGAGATTTTTTCTCCAGCACTCAGATATGATTTTCCTGCATTCCTTATGATCCAGCCAAGGACCAAAGAACTTAAAAGGAATTTTACCAGATTGCCAAGAAGGGTTAGAGTTAAGAAAGATTTGGTGGTGATTAGACCCAATAGCTAGCATATTAGATATAGTAGTATTGAGATATAGAAGAAGTCAACTTTCAGTTGCTAGCCCTCTATCCATCGTTCCAATATAACTTGAACTATTTGGTCATATGGATTATAGGTCGTATATCATATGAACGTCACCAAGGATATTTTCAGACTCTTTCTTGAACAAAAGGGGGAAGATACCCGAACATCGTAAGGAACTCATACCAACCACCTCTTAGAGCGACTGAATTAACTTGCTCTGGATGGCTAGATATGTGCACAACGATTGCGTCATCACCAGCTACTAGTCTAACATGTTGAAACTCATATTCTTTATCCTTCTCAAATTTTAATTCACGGGTGCTCTAGATCTTTTGACTCTtatgtttcttttatttttttggtttctgactcatatttggaaggaaataacTAGAGATCAAAagtagagaaagaagaaaagatatGAAGAAGAATTAGGTAGAGGTGTGATGTTTATAGCAGATAGAATCGACCGTCAGCGATATTAAGCGAACCATTGGCGATATTGACAATATAAAACGGTAAAATATCGCTGGATAGATTTTGCATCGCTCAACTCTTTTCCCATGATGCGGCATCCGAAGTGGCAAGGCAAATGGATTTTTTTGCCATGGTCAACAGGAACCGGCTTTATACCCCCACTCCGTCCGGTCCCAGACTCCTAAGTTCCCATCCCCTTTGCGCTTTATCGGTTGACGCGCTCCCATTAACACGAACCACAGGGATACAAGTAATAATTTACATAAAATTGTAGGGGTAACTATGGAATTGTAAATTACTGTTAAGTTCTCTTGAGTGAGGGTTCTGTGTCTACTGTGATCAGTTTCTAtaataattcttccctcttctctCATTCCTCTCCGTATTCTTTCTTGTTCGATTTCACATCTCATCCTCAGCTCGACGAACAAACTAACGCCATGGGAGACAGTCAATACTCATTTTCTCTCACTACCTTCAGGTATGTAAACCCTAACTTTGTATGtgaaattgatatttcgtgcaGTACTTTTTTCTGATTATGcatctacattttttttttgggtacagTCCTTCTGGAAAGCTTGTTCAGATCGAGTATGCCTTAATGGCTGTTGGATCTGGTCAGACATCTCTAGGAATCAAAGgtatttcaattgattttttaaGTAGTTTTTGTAATTTGCCctaaattttttcatgatttaAAGACTTGGACAAGTAGGTTAATTTTGTTGGACCTAGTATTTTATTTAGAATTAGGTAAACATATAGCCCACTTGGAGGAGTTGCATTCGCGCTTCTGTATTTGGTTATTTAGTAGTATTGTGCGAATCCTATTACGAGGTTGAGGTTGCTAGCAATTTATTGTattaaaaaacaagaaaaaattgtTTGAGTACAAAGAAAACAGCAATATATCTTGTATTTGTCTCAATTTGGGATATGCATTCTGTGTGCCGAATTTAGGATTTTGTTTGGAAGATTGGAAGTCTGCTGATATGAATTGATTGTAAGTGTTTATCGTGGAGTAACTTATTCCGCGATGAATTATTTTCTGGGGTGTGGTCTCAATTGTTAATATATCAGAGTGGACCTGTGTATACAGTTGGAAAGGTTGTGCATGATACGTGTGATGATTCGTTATTGTTGTTTGGAGCTATATTGTACTTGGGTGTTTGTTTGGTTAGCTCCTAGGTATGGTTAAGGTTTTAGCATGCTATTGGCAGTTAGTATCTCAGATATCCTCTTGAGTCGTATTACCTATTGAATTCTGATTATAATTTGTTTCTGATGTCTGCAGCGGCCAATGGTGTTGTAATTGCAACTGAGAAGAAGTTGCCATCAATCTTGGTCGACGAAACATCCGTAAGTAGATATTCCATATATTGATCTAAACACAACTATTCTGGAGACCAAGTTCCTTCCTCACAAGCCTTACCTAGAGTCCCCTAATATTATTTGGTCATATATTCTGTTTTGGTGGTCAATTTATACTATAAGTATCTAGCACTTGATCTTCACCCTTAAAAATTGTCATTAATATCCCCTGGGTTCTCTATACCCCCACACACTTGCCTGCATTTAACTATGTGAAGCCACTATGAGTTCTACCTATAATAGATTTGCGAGTTCTTTTTGTAATTATACAATCTCTCATAGAGCGTTCCAaactgttttcttttgtttttttaaagaATTTCTTAATTTTTGGAGTCTAAGCACTATTCTGACAGTCTACAACTGATCTAGAATTTGATTATACTATTCGTTAAGCACTATTAGTCTACAACAGTCTAAGCACTATTCTTAATTTCTTAATTCCTTAATTTGTCAGTTCTATCCATTCACTGCATGGTTTTTCAAGGTTTTTCAATTTTGTTGCCATGCTTGAATTATGCCATTTTTATAGGACGAGCGAACACAAAATTTCGAgcaggtttttttcttctttttaattgaAGGGTGTATGTAATATCTTGATATGTTTAATTTTCAGGTTCAAAAGATACAATCTTTGACTCCAAACATTGGAGTTGTATACAGGTTTTAATTCTTGACTTTGCTTGTTAAGAATGGATATATTTTGTGAAGTTTGGGTGATGAATTATTGTTAATTTTTTCATGCAGTGGGATGGGTCCCGATTCTCGAGTTTTGGTTCGTAAAAGTAGGAAGCAGGCGCAACAGTATTACAGATTATACAAAGTACTGATCTACCCTTGATGTGTGTTTTTCTTGTCATTACTTTTGTGTTGTTCGAACTGTCTTTTGACAGGAAAATGCATCTTATAGCATTTTAGTTTGAACCACTTTGTTCTTGTTGTGGTAATTGCTTAACTGATTTTTGCTTTTTAGTTTGCTAAACTGTATAACCTAAATTGAGGAGAGGAATCAGGTGTTTCTTAAAACAAATGCACTATTTACATTGAAATTTGAATAGTCACTATCCTCTTTGCAAGGACTTTGGGgaattaaaaatattgaaattTCTTTTATGTCTGAAGAAAGGTATGTTAAATTTGTACGATAAGGAAAATCAAACTCTTAATTGACTAAACATACAAACTTCAAAATCATCTGAGCATCCTAGGcatttgaaaatatatttgagaAAACAAGATAGGTGCAGTTTGGTAGTATGTCGAATGTAGTGACTGGTGAGCATATAGACAACATTTTTCATATGTTTGATCTTCATAAAGAATTTTTACGAAACATGAAGTTCTCTGAAGACTGATGAAGAATTTTGTGTGAGAAGCTAACAGGGTAGATTGTGTTGCAATCTTTGTGAATGTTCTATTAGGGGCATATCACTCCAAGCCGTTGACGCCTTTGAGCGTTGAGGAAATTTAGAAGTTGTATATGCTGTTTTCTGGGGCTGGGATTTAGTTATAAACAATAAGTTGTATATGTTGTTTTCTAGGGAGGGGATACTTAAAAAGTCATATGTGCTGTTGGTCGTATTAGTGTATGTCGTTGCCCATTAGTTTGCATGCGTACTTTTTTCTCTTTCCTTCAAACAGTAATTTCTACTTACCCTGTTTTAGTTACAGTACTTGGTTATGCAAACATTTTAACTTCATTGTATTCTGGTTGTGTAGGAACCAATCCCTGTTACACAACTTGTCAGAGAAACTGCTGCTGTCATGCAAGAGTTTACTCAATCTGGGTAAGAAATTATTCAGAAACCTCCTCAACCTCGCAGCATTCTGGTTCATTATAAGGTTCCATTCTAAACTGAGTAAAATTTCATGATATATCTTTCCAGGGGTGTAAGACCTTTCGGAGTATCCCTACTTGTTGCTGGTTTTGATGACAGTGGTCCACAGTTGTATCAGGTACTTCCATCAAGTAGTGCATTATGTTTGCTTTCTGGGTCCTGATATTCGCTTAGCTGTCTGTCTGCGT comes from Papaver somniferum cultivar HN1 chromosome 7, ASM357369v1, whole genome shotgun sequence and encodes:
- the LOC113299579 gene encoding proteasome subunit alpha type-2-A-like, producing MGDSQYSFSLTTFSPSGKLVQIEYALMAVGSGQTSLGIKAANGVVIATEKKLPSILVDETSVQKIQSLTPNIGVVYSGMGPDSRVLVRKSRKQAQQYYRLYKEPIPVTQLVRETAAVMQEFTQSGGVRPFGVSLLVAGFDDSGPQLYQVDPSGSYFSWKASAMGKNVSNAKTFLEKRYTDDMELEDAIHTAILTLKEGFEGQISGKNIEIGIIGNDKTFRVLTSAEIEDYLAEVE